In the genome of Aphidius gifuensis isolate YNYX2018 linkage group LG6, ASM1490517v1, whole genome shotgun sequence, the window TTCCTGCATTTGCTGTTGGTATTTCAGATAAATTAAGAGGCAATGGAATTCTCGTTCTGTagtaattaaaacaataattaattaataaatttattttccttatttaatattattttagcttTTAGTTTACCTGTATGTGTAACCTTCTGGTCCTGGTCTTGGTTGAATACTTCTATGTTCAATCAATGGTTTTCTTGAATTTGTTGAACCACTTCGTCTTTTTGAATGTGATGATCTTCCACCAGTGAACATCATCTtgatacttgataatttttttaattatattaatttaattatttttatttattttttattatattagcCGGatatatttgatgtttttacTCGTCAATTCACACCTATCCGGATTCACTCTCAACGAATATgtttctataaatattttttgagtccTCGTgctactaatttttttctctttttgattttcaatatataaatttatattttatattaaattacttacaaatagataatataaactaattaaaatttttattaataaatttattaattagttataattttttttttgctgaattaattggaatttttttttttggcaatttatgtattttttttttttgtttttgtttatctgTTGTTGAGATATCTGTGGTACCGGTGGAGTGAATGTCTCAAACAATATTCCAGATgcattattgaattattaaaaataaataacgtcattgataaattataatattttaattgaaaattatttttaattagatttttagaatatatttgaaaaaaaaaaaacaaattaaattgttggcctcatttcaataattcacactgttgttattaacaaaataaattttttttttttttaacaatatatgaggaaagaataatttaaattaaaatatatatttaatgattattcatGCGGAAATAAATTGTAAGTATCACTCATCACCAtgaagaaaaatgtaaaacatCTTAAACTTAATCGaaagtaattttaaactttttttttcaattcactttgtatttattattttactatcattgttaatgataaatgaaattaattatttattaaattaagtgtttataaatttttaaaaattgtccaatagttattattttattttgatagatATATGTGGGGTCAAATGAggactgttttttttaatttttttgtttgacgTCTAAAAATGCTGTGTCTTTAAGCAAAACTcgaaaaatttctataaatatcAGTACGTTGAATGCTACCCGCCACATTtacacaataattttcatacatgtgttaattattatttttttttttttcatatatttgttAAGTTTCTGGTGGCGCcatcgtaaaaaaaagaaatcgaaaaattgattatttaaataattagtaaaaaaaaaaatgtgtattgtattttaaatttaaaaaataataatttattaatgttaattaattaattaatcatattaagattgttttagttttttaatttttatttatttacattaaaaattaaagttcagaatattttttttttattttttctaaaatttattttaatagaaattcatttatttatattttttaaattatttaaaattatttagttattgTGAAAAAGAGACTCGAGTTTTGAGGcagtttattattcaattggatttttaatttaaaaaaaaaaaaacaatacaaacctataattttacaaatatatatttataaaaaaaatgagaaaaaaaaaacaataattcatTCTATTTATcgtattgtttataataataattattattataatatttattttttttattcttagtGTTATTTAGTTccgttgatttatttatacaactaaattttatttttatttattattattatcatttaaatatattattttgaaaaatttttaatttaattaataattagactgaaaaatttttaattcaagtgaaaataactgtttgtgttttatttattttttttttctataaataaaataatatcaactaggaatgatttgaaaatgaaaaaataataaaaaaaaaaaaaactaagcaaattttaattgttatttaatgaatatcaaaatcaaattttctatttttattgtgattttactttttgaaattcaaattattctatattttatatttaacaattcaaaaatttattattttttttttattttcaaactctaagaataattgtattattcaaatgaaaaaaggaaaaaaaatactgctAGTCAAATTGTTCAAAGACAATTGacattttcaatgataaaaaaagaaaaaaaagaaaaaaaaaaacaagaaaaaaaataataaaatataatattttgtcattgaatattttgaatgacacttgataaacaatataatcattgaataattatacGTCACACACcagttgcaattttttttggttgacGTTCCTTAGCACGTTGAATTCGTTGAATCAATAATTCATGTAGTTCATCTACCTCTTTTGGTGCTGCTTGAACAAGAAATATTCTTATATCACCAGATACTTTATCATCAGGTATATCCATTGCAGTTATTCTTAATGATTTTGCTCCAGGAAGTTCAGCAGTCATACCTGGCCAAATCTTGGTATTAAGCATTAATCTTTGTGTACCACTTATACGTCCAATAAGACGAGATTCTTCATCACGATCATTTAATCTTAATGGACCTCTTCCTCTCTCTTTCCATCCTTTTGTTTCCTacataaaaatagaaacaaatattatttcattgtcatgtcattgtcataaatttacaTGCTTACCTTgtcaaatgtaaataatatagcattattaatttgtaatacaTTAATTTCATCTTCTTCACCAGTTTTTAATGCAACTTCATTATATTTACGTTTATTAGCACGATTTGCTTCTTCAACTTCTTGTGCAGCTTGTGATAATGTTATACCAGGTCTACTTGTTGTACGTAATGCAGTTGCTGCTGTCGAAAATAATCCACCATtttcattaacttttttttcatcattattttcatctttatctttatttttatcatcatcaccagcactattaccaccaccactactaccatcaccaccatcagcatcattattatcatcatcatcattatcaacaactttatcattatcaataatattatttttaattgtattattatcatcagcatcatcactattttttttaacatcactatcattattatgatcatcatttttatcatttttagcaACTGTTGCAcgttcattaaaattttgtccAAATACAAAACCAGATACTGATGTTTTACTAGTCATggaattatttgtattattatcatgctctttaacatttgataataatggtaaaaacTTTAAtggtgttaattttttatcatctgaattttcatcatcttcatttttattatttttttcatcattttttgtatttttatcattgtcattattaatgtcctcattattttcatcactatcattttgatttgtttttttttcaagtggaCCAGATGTgcttggtgttgttgttgaatttgatGTATTGAATGAAAAACCACCAAGTTGTGATGGACGAAGTATTGATGGTGGAAaacttgacatttttattgaatctttaaaatataaaataaaaattgttaattaaaagttattaattttattgataaaattaacttACTTGAACCTTCATAAAATTTACGGAGGTGCATTACTTTTGGTCGACTATTTTCTTCACAAGATTGATCCTCAAGATCATCtgtttaataacaaaaaaaaagccacaGGTTATgtcaaattgaaatataatttaaacaatatttaaaattatttatatgaattttaattaatttaaatatattcaagattaataatgatttgttaagtagaataaataattaatttacaataattaaatataaataaaaataataataaacacaatgacAAACCATTTGCTGAGTTTTCACTTGATTCATCAACTGCATCAAGCTCCATAACGGCTGGTAAACGGGGAGCATTTGAATCTTCCTTACTCTctgcatgaaaaaataaaaatattaaaataatgataaatatttataacaaaaacaaataaaaacaattgttatcaatttttattttagaattaactagaaaaaaatttcaacagaAACAACAAAAGAAggggaaaaaatattataataaatacttgtttataaattatttataaatattattttttttataaaaaaattaatactaataataatgatattttaactatgataattatttttttttatgttattttgttgctaataatatttattgattaaaaaaaatttaataacgcACCCGTGCAGTCCGCCATTTTTTATGTGTCCAAATGAGAATTGAGAATTGAGAGAAggaaacatgaaaaaaaaaattaaaataaagcatGGAGGTGTATAAGGAGGGTAATCTCCTATGTTAAAGCATAGGCTGTTGGTGAAGCTCACGgaatggagcaagtcagtacCTTTTTTTGccgatggtggcgcttttACTACAACAGTTCTATGGTCACAtggtatttttgtttacattattaattagaaaaattaaattgaccaTGCCAATCAAggcaaatttattatcaagtcaaaacaatttaaatttataaaaaaaaaattgtttttagatCAAGTACATGTTGACATAGTTCatgatttaatttgataagggtaatttatcaataaataatttatttgtttattcatatttaaaaaatttagctgaaaaaataaaaatattatttataattcttggaatatttttttaaaacctttctaatttttttttttttttgttataacattgttttgttattgttgttgttgttgtatatttttttttgttttttttttttttaagaagattattattttaccctTGATAAATCCAACAAGTTttcaaaagatgaaaatactttttttttcatatttcaaactgtttttaacaatttattctccatatttttttttcttctaagaaatattattattaatgttttttttatttataaaaacgagctttgtgatgataaaaaaaaaaatttattttttaaaaatttgaataaaaaaattaataataatataatttattaatttttaaaaattcaaatcaacaataaataattattagtaataatttaaatattataaataataattagttttaaaaaaaattaaaaattattgtcaacacatttattataatcttttttttttctattattataaacaatttttttttcaaattcatataataaatgtaaacaacatttttttataaaaaaaaaaaaaaaaaatagagttcAAATTATCATATGATTAAGGTCAATATTATTACcctttaaacaaatttaatttgcaaaaatattttttttcccattcctacataattttgtataatttctaataaataaacatatatttttttttcatcactgaTTAACTTATCACAGGCTAAActc includes:
- the LOC122859181 gene encoding uncharacterized protein DDB_G0287625, which encodes MADCTESKEDSNAPRLPAVMELDAVDESSENSANDDLEDQSCEENSRPKVMHLRKFYEGSNSIKMSSFPPSILRPSQLGGFSFNTSNSTTTPSTSGPLEKKTNQNDSDENNEDINNDNDKNTKNDEKNNKNEDDENSDDKKLTPLKFLPLLSNVKEHDNNTNNSMTSKTSVSGFVFGQNFNERATVAKNDKNDDHNNDSDVKKNSDDADDNNTIKNNIIDNDKVVDNDDDDNNDADGGDGSSGGGNSAGDDDKNKDKDENNDEKKVNENGGLFSTAATALRTTSRPGITLSQAAQEVEEANRANKRKYNEVALKTGEEDEINVLQINNAILFTFDKETKGWKERGRGPLRLNDRDEESRLIGRISGTQRLMLNTKIWPGMTAELPGAKSLRITAMDIPDDKVSGDIRIFLVQAAPKEVDELHELLIQRIQRAKERQPKKIATGV